The following is a genomic window from Arvicanthis niloticus isolate mArvNil1 chromosome 10, mArvNil1.pat.X, whole genome shotgun sequence.
CTCTATGTGTGTAATTTCTACCATCAACATTTATCATCTCTTCTAAAAACTtactttttctatattttcataataGTCTTAGAACCTAAGGAATTTTTCTTCCAAGTGCCTTATATGGAAGACTACACTAAATAATTTCCATACAAATAGTGCTTTAttagggatgggggggggggcacatctttaacccaagcactcaggaggcagaggtcaggTTAGTCTACctagcgagttccaggacaggcgaGGTTAcgtagaaagaccttgtctcaaaaacaaaacaaagaaggaggTAAGAGTTATGAAGGAGACAAGGAGAGCTTATTACTTCTCAATTTCTATTATTAgctaatttcctttttcttctcttatctTTTCCCAAGTAATGCTTAAATTTTCATCTAATTATATTAACTCAACATGAAATAAAACCTTCGGAAAAAAATAGGACAACACTTAGAATAAAACAGCACCAACAGGCACAAGAAGCACAGTGTTTCCCTGAGAAAAATACCTTAGTGATTCATAGGAACGGCAAGTGCTTTAACTGTACCCTTGGACTACGCTGCTAAACAGAAGTAAGTGCATGTAAGTAATACGAGGTTTATCCTTATTCTATTGATTACAGTCAAAGTAAATAAATTGGAAATATCAATTACAGTCAAGagtaaataaattagaaattctaATTCAAAACCAGTAATAGTTATTGGGGTTTTGTCACCTCTCACAAATGTTCTAGGTAGCTGGAACAAGCAAAACTGATAAAAATAATTAGTTAATTTAGTTAATCCAAACAATGTCACCTAAGATCACCTAAATAGATTAATTATTTTTCCTAGTTTAAAATTGTTGCatggattatattttaaaatggcaaatGCTTTGTCACTAAAACACATACAAGTCCCTAACCAAATGCACATAGCTAGGAGACAAACATCTACTGAGAGCTACCTAATGGGGCAAAAAGATAGGTGTGCTTATGACATAATTCGGCTGCTGAGTTCCATCTGGAAATTACtttaacaatattaaaaaaaaaaaaaaatcgagtaGCAACGCGAGCTCCAAACTGTTCTTCATAATTATGAAATCTAATCTTAACTGAGTACCTGCCATATGCCTTGTCATTTAATCCTGGCAAGAATTCCATGCAATAGCTTTTTACAGCTAGGAAAGCTGAAGCTCAGAAGGCCAGTGACTTGCTcagaagacaaaaacaagagCGCTGAGAATTAAATTCAGCCTATCCTTCAGTGAACATGTCTTCTTTCCGATGTCAAACTAAGCCCTGAAGCGTATCCATAATGTGAAGGAACCCACCTACTAGCTAGCTATGTCAACAAGAAAAATAGCACTACTGGAAGCCCACCACGGCGCACACCAAGTCTTCCAACAAAACATCCCAACAGTTGTGTCGCTTTGGCTTTGAAGGTAACCCCCAAAGCTGATGAGCACCCTGGTATCACGTACTGAAGGAAACTGTCCTAATTACGCTCGTAACTGTCACCCTTCTCCCTCCAGAGAAGGGCTAATACCTATTTGGTAAATATCCTTGTCCTAATGGGGAGAAGGATGGAAGCCCCCAGCATACCTAAACTAAACAGACATGACTGTTTTCCTTGTGAAAGAAATTCCGAGTGCATAGCCACCTACAACTCAAGGGTTGGACTCTGGCAATGCTGTTAAGAATGAGCTCTAGACAAAACTGACTGCAGGAAAAGTGGGAGGGCGGTTCAGGCAGGGAAGGGCAGAGCCCACCCAGTGGTGAGTCTGGCTGGGTTAGAGCAGCTGAGCACTCCAGGCCCAGAGGCTCCAGCAAGGGCGCCTCCATATGCGGAACTCTCGCCCAATCCCCGAGCAGCCTGACATCCCGTGACAGCCAGGGAGCCTGTTTGGAGAAAAGTAGAGAGGGAGCCCGCAAGCTGCGCTGGCGGAGGGCGCTGGAACCTGGCTGTTCTGGAGAAAATGTCTCCTTGGCAGCCGCTGCCGCTGTCCTGTGGTCTGGCTTCCCCCGGCCGGGTCGGCGCGTGGGGTGGAGGGGGGCGGTGTCGGGCACGGGCGTTTCCCCGCCCAGGTCCACACTGCCCCGGCAGAAAGAAAAACCAGGATCCCGTGTGCGCGGGGGTCGCAGGGCTCGCCCTTGGCCTGGGCGGATGACAGCAGGAGGTTGCCAAGCATGGCCCTGCGGAGCCCTGGGTTCCCAGGGCGGGTCGGTGTGGCTTCTGACCTGGGGTAGGTTCAAGCACACACAGATTGCACGCCCTCTCCTGCAGCCCTCCGTTTTGCAGCCCCCACGCCCCGGGCCTCGTACCCGCGACCTCGGTACGAAGCCAGCAGCGTGCAAGTGCCGCGGGAGGGAACCATGTTCACCTtgccatgcacacacatctacCCCCACGCCCTGTGTCACTGCCCAGCTGAGCCTGCCAGCCTCCCTGCCGGCgatgccctgccctgccctgcccggGCCTCTCCCAGTGCTCCCCACACTCGCACCCCGTAACTCCCCCCATCCCGACGCCGGCCACCCCAGAGCTAGcccgggaaaaaaaaaagagagagagagagagagacggggttTTCCTGTGAGCAAATATATCTACCTGGATCGAATTCAGGGATCCGAGCTTGGTATTCAGCTCCGACTCTCATCCCAACATCTGCAAAGCAATGCCAAGATATATGGTAAAATGGTAAGAAATAAGGAGAGGAGCGGGGAAGGGCAAGGCAGAGGCTCTCCAGCCGCGGGAGCGCGGGCGAGGCCGTGGccgggtgggggcggggaggcgCGGGTCGCGGGCTGCGGCGGCACCGGGAGTTCCGGCGGCCGTGGCTCGGCTCCGAGGGGAGGAGGGCGCGGGGAGGGGGCCGGGCGGGCGGGGCGGGGAGCGCGGCGAGGTACCCCCGTGCTCGTCGTCGCTGCTGCAGCCGCTCTCGGGCTCGGAGAAGTGCAGCCCGCCGTTGGCCGAGGAGCCGCCGCCGCCCGCCGGGCTCTTGGCGCCGCCGTTGGCCGATCGGCTCTTCCCCAGTAACTCGGGCCCTTTCTCCATCATGCCGGGCATggtagaggagggggagaggtggCGTCAGGGAAGGGGGAGACGGCTGGCGGGCGGGAgcgcggaggaggaggaggtgttaATATGGAGCCGCCATCACCGCCCCGGTCGGGCCGTAGCGCAGTCGCCCCACACCAGCCCGCCCCGGCcccgcctccctcccctcccccgccgccgccgccccgcgCCACCCGGCCGAGCGCCCCTCGTGGCGGCGCGCTCCTCACTGGGCGGCCGGGATCACTCCGCCCTTGGGAGGTTCCGGCCGCGGGgcggagagagcagagggccggGACCCCGCGCGTCCCCGGCCGGCCGGTTCCGGGGCGCTCGGGGGCCGAGGGCCGAGGCGGCATGGAGGGCGGGGAGGCGGACTCAGCCCTGGCTCAGCAGTAGAAACTTGGCCTGCTGAGGTGGCGCTGCGAGGCAGGAGCTGCTCGGGTGAGGAGCGGCGGGGACGGCGGCCTCGGACGGGGGCTGCCCCGGTGACGGGGACCCGGGATGGCGGCCTCGGACAGGAGCTGCTCCCGCGAGGAGGACCGGGGCTGGCGGCCTCGGACTGGAGCTACCCCCGGTGACGGGGGCCGGGGCTGGCGGCCTCGGACGAGGGCTGCCCCGGTGACGGGGGATGCCCCGGTGAAGGAGGCCGAGGATGGCGGCCTCAGACAGGAGCTGCTCCCGCGAGGAGCGGCGGGAACGGCGGCCTCCTCAGACTGGAGCTGCTCGGGTGACGGGGACCGGGGATGGTGGCCTCGGACTGCCCCCGCGAGGAGGACTGGGGACGGCGGCCTCA
Proteins encoded in this region:
- the LOC143443748 gene encoding uncharacterized protein LOC143443748 isoform X2; this encodes MAASDRSCSREEDRGWRPRTGATPGDGGRGWRPRTRAAPVTGDAPVKEAEDGGLRQELLPRGAAGTAASSDWSCSGDGDRGWWPRTAPARRTGDGGLRQELLPREANGVGK
- the LOC143443748 gene encoding uncharacterized protein LOC143443748 isoform X1, with the protein product MAASDRSCSREEDRGWRPRTGATPGDGGRGWRPRTRAAPVTGDAPVKEAEDGGLRQELLPRGAAGTAASSDWSCSGDGDRGWWPRTAPARRTGDGGLRQELLPRGARREANGVGK